The Pirellulales bacterium genome segment CAAACCGTTCGAGGCTGTCAACCACGGGTTGCTCCACCCAGGTTGTTTTGGCATCGAGTTCCGCCAAAGTAGGAGGAGTAAAAGGCTCAATCAGTGTGGGAAACCCTTCATGATCCTTAAAGCCTGGATCGGTAGCGGGCTTTTCTTCCGCGGCCAACGCCAAGAGCGGCGCGCCTAACCCCCAGAGTAGCAGCAACATTCCCGCCCAGGCGGCTTGTTGGAGTGGTTGGCTCCCGGGTTTCCACTCTTGTGAATACCGAAGACGCGGCTGCATCAAGCCGGTTAAACCGGCTGCAAACCTGTTTCTGGCACTATGCTGAAAAAGCTGGGAAATCATCCTGCACCTATGCTAGCGGCGGTTTTGGTTAGGGGTCAAGCGGATTTGCGGAAGAGCGGAACGTGTTCCGTCAAAAAAGTGTTCCGCCAAGAACTGTAGGGCGGAATGAGTTCCGCCAAGAACCAAAACGGAATCAGTAGTTCCGGCGGATCTACGTAACTACGTAACTTGTTCTACGCCGGTCAGGCCAAACAGTTCCGCCACCCGGCCACGTTCCCACCGTGCGGGGAGCAGGGTTTCGGCATTGGCCGCCGCCGCCGCGACACCCCAGCGAATCGCGATTATAGGTTGGCCAGTCAGTTCCATCCCCCAGGCAATTCCCGCAGCCAATGTATCCCCACAGGCGATAGGATTAACTACCCGAGCCAGCTTTGGCGGGTGAATGATCCATTTTTCGCCCGGTCCTGCGACAAATATGGCCTCTGGCCCGGCGGAAATGACCACCCACTGCGCGCCTGCGACTTGTACCTGATGCATTGCCTGCCAGGTATGTTCCGAGGAGTCACAGGGGATCCCGGCGGTTGCGGCTAATTCCTGCCGATTTGGTTTGACAAGCCAAGGCCGCATAGCGAGCGTGTGCCGCAGTTCCGCCCCCCGCGCGTCCAGAATCACCCGGCAACGACATCCGGTTAAAAGTTGCGCGTAATAATCACTTGGTGTTCCATTTGGCAATGAACCACTAAGGATGACCGTCTCGCAAATTGGCAATAGTTCTTGAAATTGCCTTAGATACTCGCTCAATTCGATTGCGGGCAACGCCGCGGCGTTTTCGACCAGTTCAGTTGTACGCTGGCCGGATTGCTCTAATAAAGTCGTGCAAACCCGGGTGGGGACGCTGCTCTCCACCACTTGGAGGGGGATGCCGTCTTTGGCAAATTCCCGGGCGATCGCTTGGCGGGCCAGCCCCCCCAGGGGTGAGAGTGTCAAGCAGCGTAGCGGCTGATTCGGCGGGCTTTCCTGGATTAAATTGTGCAGTGCCCGCCCCACGTTTAGCACTTTGCCGCTGCCGCACCACTGCGCGGCCGTGGCGCGGTTGACTTCGCCAGGAGTAAGCTGCCGAAACTGTAAAATTTGTTGCCACGCCGGGGTTAATCCCGCTGCCAAAATCACCACAATTCCTCCAAAAATGACCGTAATTCCGCCTCAGCAACGGGCCGGGGATTGCCGGATAGGCTATTACCTTGGCTGGCAACGGCGATTTGGGGAAATTGCTCTGGTTGCGCGCCCAAGTCCCGCAAGCGCGCGGGGATGGCCAGTTCCTGATTTAATTTTTGCAATTCGTCGATGAAGAGCGCGGCAATTTCCTGTGTGTCACCTGTTGATGGCAAATTAACATCTGTGCCAACAATTTCCTGGGCAATTTCCGCCAGTTCCCGCTCGACCACTGGCAGATTATATCGCAGCGTCGCGGGCAAGACGACCGCGCACGCCAGACCATGCGGCACTTGGCAAATCCCCCCCAACCCCGCCGCAACCCCATGCGCCAGGCCCAGGCCCGCATTGGCCAGTGCCACACCAGATAAAAATGCCCCTTGGGCAAGTTGTTCTCTTGCCCAGCGGGTGTTGCCGTCGGCGTACGCCGCGCGCAGAACGGGGATAAAGTTTTTTAAGCCCACGCGGCAGAGCCCGCGGGTCAGGGGGGTGGCTTTTTTTGTAAAGTAACTTTCCAAGAGTTGCGTGAGCGCGTCTAAGCCACTTGTGGCGGTGACAGTCGGCGGACAAGAACTGGTTAATTCCGGGTCGATGAGGACGGTTTGCGGCAGCATCCAGGGGGAGCGCAGGCTTTTCTTGGCAGGGGGATGAAGCGAGGTAATGACGGCGTTTTTGGTCGCCTCGCTGCCGGTTCCGGAAGTGGTGGGGATTGCCAACAAGGGTAAGGGGCGGACGGTAATGGTCCGACCGGTGCCGATCCCCTCTAAAAATTCCGCCACGCTGGCGCCGCTAGCATTAGTGATCATAGCCGCGACGGCCTTGGCCAGATCCAGCGCTGAACCCCCTCCCAGGGCCAATATCCAGTGTCCAGCCCCCAGTCCCGTCCGGTCGAGACCCTGCCGCAATTCGGCCGTGACGCGATTAACATCCTCCACGGTCGGTTCAGAGGTTTGCACGGCGAGTAGCTCGCTCTTGATTCCCGCCGCCAGCAGGTGTTGCTGAATTTCGGCCAAAATGCCATGCTTTTGCAAATGCCGCGAGCCGCACACGATCCACGCCCGCCCCCCTAGCGCTTGGACAATGGGTCCGATCTCGGCGCGACGGCCCCAGCCAAATAGGACTTGGCGGGGAAGCAGTAGATCGTAGGTAGTGAGCATAGTTCAATGATGAATTAAGTATTAAAAATTAAGAATGGTGAAGGATATATGTAATTTAGCATGAGATCAAAACCAAACTCCACTCCTCCATTCCTCCAAACTCCACTTCTCCCAACCATGCTGATCCTTGGCATTGATCCCGGACTAAACACCACCGGCTATGGCCTGTTGCGGCTGGGTGGGCGGGAGCCGGAGTTGGTAGAGGCGGGTATTATCCGTCCCGGATCGGCGGAGCGGGAATTTGCCCTCCGATTGCAGGAACTGCATGCGGGCATTGCCGAGATTCTCGCGCAACATCAGCCGGTCGCGCTGGCACTGGAACAATTGTATTCCCACTATGAGCATCCGCGCACCAGCATTCTCATGGGGCATGCCCGTGGGGTGATCTGTTTGGCGGGAGCCCAGGCGGGGATACCGGTGATTGCCTACAGCGCGACACAAATCAAAAAAACTCTGACTGGCAATGGCCGCGCCCCCAAGACCCAGATGCAATTGGCGATCCAGCGCGAATTGCGATTGCCTGCCCTGCCGGAACCGGCGGACGTGGCCGACGCCTTGGCAATCGCCTTATGTCACGCGTATGCTGTGAAATCGAGGGTATGAGGGCTTAGGGACATTCCTAAGCCACAAAGTCACAGGGTTCGCCGAGGAATTCACTGAGAAGACGTTGTAGTTTTGTAACCTAATACCAAAATCCAAAATCCAAATACCAATCTCCATTCCTCCACTTCTCGAAACTCCACTTCTCCAAACTCCCCTTCCCCCCCACCATGATTACCAAAATTCGCGGCACGATCGCCTTTGTGGGCGAGGAAATTTTGACCCTGAGCGTCGGGGCGTTTGACTATGAAGTGCTGATCCCTGAATTTGTCCGCCGCCGTTTACAGGGGGAGTTGGGCCGTGAAATTGAATTACACACGATTCAATACCTCGAAGGAAATTCAGTAGGAAATAAACTTACGCCACGGCTCGTCGGTTTTTTATCCGACGTGGAACGGGAATTTTTTGACATGATTTGCCAGGTCGATGGCGTCGGGGTAAAAAAAGCCCTGCGGGCGATGGTCCGGGCGGTGCGGGAGGTCGCCACCGCGATCGAGGAACAAGACCAAAAGACGCTCGCCGCGCTTCCGGGTATCGGTCCGGCCACCGCCGAGCGGATGATCGCCAAACTCCGCCGCAAAATGCCCAAATTTGCCCTGCTGGTGGCTCGCGACGACCCCGCCACGGCCACCGACGCCCCGCCGGATGTCATGCGCGAGGCCTTTGACGCGCTGCTTAGCCTGGGCCATGCCGAAAGCGACGCCCGGCGACTGCTTGATAAGGCCCTGGCTGGCAAAAAGAAATTCAAGGATGTGCAGGAACTACTCTTGGCGGTGTATGAAGGAAACAAAAAGTAGGCCGCCCATGACCAATCCCCTGCATGCGGCGTGGTATTTGACCGGACCGACGGCGGGGGGAAAGACCGCGGTCAGCCTAGAACTAGCCAGCGCGCTCCAGGCCGAGATTTTATCGCTGGATTCGATGGCCATTTATCGAGGAATGGACATCGGCACCGCCAAACCCACGCTCGCCGAGCGTGCGCTCGTTCCTCATCATTTGTTGGACTTGCGCGATCCGCACGAGGAATTTTCGCTGGCCGAGTATCGCGATGCGGCCCTGGCCGCTGTGAATGAAATACTGGCCCGCGGCAAACTGCCGCTCTTTGTGGGGGGGACGCCGCTCTACCTGAAATCACTTTTGCGGGGTTTGTATTCCGGGCCCGAACCAAATTGGCCCCTGCGGCACGAACTGGCCGCCCAGGCCGCGAAACATGGCCCCGCATATTTGCATGATCAACTCCGCGCGGTCGATCCACACTTAGCCGCCAAGCTGCACCCCGCCGACGAACGCCGCATTATCCGCGGGTTAGAAGTTTATCAACTGACTGGCGAGCCCCTGAGCCGTCAGCAACAACATTTTGACCAACCCGTTCCCCAAACCCAAGTGCGGGTGTTTCTCCTTGACTGGCCCCGCGCGGAACTTTATTCGCGCATTAACCAGCGGGTGGAAAACATGTTTACCGCGGGACTAGTCGACGAGACAGCCTCTCTGTTGGCCGCGCCGCATCCGCCGGGCCGCACTGCTCGCCAGGCGGTCGGTTACCGGGAAGTGATCGAACACTTGCAGGGAAAGCGGTCCCTTGCGGAGACGATCTCCCTGGTCCAGCAAAAAACGCGGAATTTTGCCAAACACCAGGCGACGTGGTTTCGCGGATTGTCAGAATGCCGTGTGATTTCGGTAAATTCCCTGCTGGAAACCTCGCAAATCCGAGAAATGGTGCTGCAAGCGGCTGATTTGCCGCAACATCCCTAGAAAAATATCGAACTTTTTAGCCTACGGTCGCGTATTTGGCGGTAGATTTAAAGACGCGTTTATTTTGGGACACCCCCGGGCCCCAAAAGCTTTTATGCCCGGTTCACGTTATTTTACGTTGAGCGGCGGATGCCGATGACCGACACTAACGCCGCTACCGATGATTCCGCGCCCCCCCTCCAGACGTCCCCTCCAGCGCGCCGCTGGTCGCGAAGGAGGTTTTTGCTTAACTCGGTCCTCGCCACCATGGGGACGGGAGTGGCGGCCCTTGGTTACAGCGCAATTGAAGCAGGCTGGGTAGGGATTGTCCGCCAACAGGTCGCTATTCCCCGTTTGCCTACCGGTTGGATTGGCGGAACGATTGTTCAGCTCACCGATATCCATCATGGCAAGCTAGTCAGTCTGGGTTACATTGGAAGCGTGGTTGACGCGGTCAATGCGTTGCAGCCGGATGTGATTTGCCTGACGGGCGATTATGTCAGCCGCGGGGGAGAGTTGGTTGATCCCTGCCTGGATTTACTCGGATGTCTGCGGCCGCGCGTCGGGATCTTTGCCGTGCCCGGCAATCATGATTATTATCAGGATGTGCGTCTCTTTTATCAGGCCGTCGAACGCAACAGCATGGTCAATCTAACCAACCGGGGGGAATGGGCGGTTCGCAACGGCAGTCGCCTGCGCATTGCGGGGGTGGATGACCTGTGGCATGGACAGCCTAACTTTGATGGTTTGCGAGAGATGCAACCGGACGACGCGGGAGCGATTTTACTGTCGCACAATCCCGACTTTGTCGAGCAAAACCCCGCCGACCCGCGCGTGGGCTTGGTCCTGAGCGGGCATACGCATGGAGGGCAACTTTGCCTGCCGATCTATGGCGCGCCGGTGGTCCCCAGCCGCTACGGGCAAAAGTATGTTCATGGTCTTGTGCAAGGCCCACTAAGCCAGGTGTATGTCTCCCGCGGTGTGGGAACCGTGGCGATCCCCTTGCGATTTGGAGCCCCGCCAGAAATTACCGTGATTGAGTTGACCCGCGCGTAAAAGCGGTCAAGTTTTTTAGCCCGCCGCGTCAGCAATCTCAGCCCGCAGCGTCAGCAAGGGAAAATGTCATCATCACACTCCGTGTGATGATCAAAAATGATTCACCAGGTATTAGTTTCCTGATCCACAACTCTCAGAGTAACCCTTAACGCATATCCCTCTCACGGAGTGAGAGGAGGACAATGACGGAGTCACAGGAGGACATTTCTACGATCCCGCCAACAGGCTCCAGTTCGTGGCTTTATGCTCAATTGTCGCCCCCAGGAACGCCGCAAACAGGGGATGGGCCTGGGTGGGTTTGCTTTTGAACTCTGGATGGTATTGCACGGCCACAAACCATGGATGATCGGTGATTTCCACAATCTCCACAAGTGTGCCGTCCGGGCTGGTGCCGGTAAATTGCATCCCCGCCGCCTCATAGGAAGAGCGGTAGTTGTTGTTAAATTCGTAGCGGTGGCGGTGGCGTTCCATGATCCGCTCGGCATTGTAGGCGGCCGCAGCTCGGCTGCCGTCTTGCAACCGCGCGGGCTGCGCCCCCAGTCGCATGGTTCCACCTTTGTCCGTGATGGATTTTTGCTCATCCAACAGGCAAATCACGGGATGCGGCGTATCGCGGCTAAATTCGGTGGAATGCGCGCCCGCCAGTTCCAGCGCATTCCGCCCAAATTCAATCACCGCGCATTGCATCCCCAGGCAAATGCCAAAGAACGGCACGTTTCGTTCGCGGGCATAGCGGATGGCTTCCACCTTTCCTTCGATGCCGCGCTCGCCAAATCCC includes the following:
- the ruvA gene encoding Holliday junction branch migration protein RuvA, translating into MITKIRGTIAFVGEEILTLSVGAFDYEVLIPEFVRRRLQGELGREIELHTIQYLEGNSVGNKLTPRLVGFLSDVEREFFDMICQVDGVGVKKALRAMVRAVREVATAIEEQDQKTLAALPGIGPATAERMIAKLRRKMPKFALLVARDDPATATDAPPDVMREAFDALLSLGHAESDARRLLDKALAGKKKFKDVQELLLAVYEGNKK
- a CDS encoding PfkB family carbohydrate kinase, giving the protein MILAAGLTPAWQQILQFRQLTPGEVNRATAAQWCGSGKVLNVGRALHNLIQESPPNQPLRCLTLSPLGGLARQAIAREFAKDGIPLQVVESSVPTRVCTTLLEQSGQRTTELVENAAALPAIELSEYLRQFQELLPICETVILSGSLPNGTPSDYYAQLLTGCRCRVILDARGAELRHTLAMRPWLVKPNRQELAATAGIPCDSSEHTWQAMHQVQVAGAQWVVISAGPEAIFVAGPGEKWIIHPPKLARVVNPIACGDTLAAGIAWGMELTGQPIIAIRWGVAAAAANAETLLPARWERGRVAELFGLTGVEQVT
- a CDS encoding iron-containing alcohol dehydrogenase, with translation MLTTYDLLLPRQVLFGWGRRAEIGPIVQALGGRAWIVCGSRHLQKHGILAEIQQHLLAAGIKSELLAVQTSEPTVEDVNRVTAELRQGLDRTGLGAGHWILALGGGSALDLAKAVAAMITNASGASVAEFLEGIGTGRTITVRPLPLLAIPTTSGTGSEATKNAVITSLHPPAKKSLRSPWMLPQTVLIDPELTSSCPPTVTATSGLDALTQLLESYFTKKATPLTRGLCRVGLKNFIPVLRAAYADGNTRWAREQLAQGAFLSGVALANAGLGLAHGVAAGLGGICQVPHGLACAVVLPATLRYNLPVVERELAEIAQEIVGTDVNLPSTGDTQEIAALFIDELQKLNQELAIPARLRDLGAQPEQFPQIAVASQGNSLSGNPRPVAEAELRSFLEELW
- a CDS encoding metallophosphoesterase; translated protein: MPMTDTNAATDDSAPPLQTSPPARRWSRRRFLLNSVLATMGTGVAALGYSAIEAGWVGIVRQQVAIPRLPTGWIGGTIVQLTDIHHGKLVSLGYIGSVVDAVNALQPDVICLTGDYVSRGGELVDPCLDLLGCLRPRVGIFAVPGNHDYYQDVRLFYQAVERNSMVNLTNRGEWAVRNGSRLRIAGVDDLWHGQPNFDGLREMQPDDAGAILLSHNPDFVEQNPADPRVGLVLSGHTHGGQLCLPIYGAPVVPSRYGQKYVHGLVQGPLSQVYVSRGVGTVAIPLRFGAPPEITVIELTRA
- the ruvC gene encoding crossover junction endodeoxyribonuclease RuvC: MLILGIDPGLNTTGYGLLRLGGREPELVEAGIIRPGSAEREFALRLQELHAGIAEILAQHQPVALALEQLYSHYEHPRTSILMGHARGVICLAGAQAGIPVIAYSATQIKKTLTGNGRAPKTQMQLAIQRELRLPALPEPADVADALAIALCHAYAVKSRV
- the miaA gene encoding tRNA (adenosine(37)-N6)-dimethylallyltransferase MiaA — its product is MTNPLHAAWYLTGPTAGGKTAVSLELASALQAEILSLDSMAIYRGMDIGTAKPTLAERALVPHHLLDLRDPHEEFSLAEYRDAALAAVNEILARGKLPLFVGGTPLYLKSLLRGLYSGPEPNWPLRHELAAQAAKHGPAYLHDQLRAVDPHLAAKLHPADERRIIRGLEVYQLTGEPLSRQQQHFDQPVPQTQVRVFLLDWPRAELYSRINQRVENMFTAGLVDETASLLAAPHPPGRTARQAVGYREVIEHLQGKRSLAETISLVQQKTRNFAKHQATWFRGLSECRVISVNSLLETSQIREMVLQAADLPQHP